cccaaaagaaaaggaattttacGCGATTTGGGTTGGACAACTGGGCCATTCTCGGATGGCTTCAACTACAATTCCTGTTAACACGGTTTTCTAGCCACCTCGCCCCTACTCCTcgtttatcttcttttcttttgttcaccTTAGATTACACGTTAAGCTTCTGCCTGTCCAAAGTATACATAAACGCACCATCAACATTCCCGAATTTCATTCCCACATCTTCTTAGAAAACCATAACCCCCAAACCCATCTTATACTCTCAACCTCTCCCTTCTCCTTAAACCCTAAGCAACCATGCAATCGACTTCCTTCTTGCCCTCGACGCTTCCTTGCCTCCCCACATTCTCTCGCTCCACAAACCTGACGAAGAAAGCGACTGCCAGGAAACCCGATGTGAGTATTTTCGCGGCATCAAGGAGAGAAGAGGACTACCGTCAGGACAGGTACTTGGGCGGCCATCTAGTGGACCTGGACATGATCGTGCTCCGGAAGCGGATCCACGAGATGAGCATGGCAGAGCGGGGCCATGAGCCGCCCCCCGAGTGGATGGGCTGGGAGAAGCGCTGCTATGCAAGCTACGACTCCATTATATGCGAAACCGTGGGGTTCCTGCAGTCTCGGATGATGAACGCTAGGCCCGGGGTTGTTCTCGGAGTGGCGGCTTTGCTGGCGATGAGTGTGCCGACATCTTCGGCGTTGGTCTTGTTCCGTCTGGCCGAGATGGCCAGAGAGATCTTGGCAAAATATCATCTCTGCGCCTAGTAACCCCAGTCAGTCGTCGTCACTAACTTATGAGGCAATGTTCAATTTGAGATATTTCCAACCGAATGTTGGGGTTGTGCTTTTTAATTAATCCTCCACCTCCATGAATAATATCTCGTGATGCAAAAGCGTTTACATCAGCAAATATGCTTAACATTCACGAACCCACATGCTTGAAGTTTCCAATGGTGATAAAAAGTTAAAGCCTCAGGGGTATGGGGCGACGAGATCGCTTGCGTTGTAGTTCCTCGATTTGTTGCAGAAGCACGGCTTTAATTCGTAGCTGGCGTTGCTTTGGCAAGACCATTGAAAGGCCATGCAGACCGAATTTAAACTCTGAATCTCGCTCCTCATCAGATGTGCAATCGAGCGTCCGGGAATGATGATCGGATAATGGAATGACAGAAGAATTTTACGCGATTTGGGTCGGCCATATACGTAAGTACGTCCAcggcaaaggaagaagagagtagaaattgatgatgatcatgTTGGTGTTCGTGCCTAGCAGAGAGGGCACGCGGTGGCAAGCTGCAACGCAACGCGGGCCGTCCGTTAATAAATATGGAAGGGAACATTCATTCAACTGAATTTGCAATGGTGTGGCCAAGGATATTAATTTCTTCGTATGCCTGGTGCAATTAGTCGATTAATCAATTCATGTGGGGCAGATACACGGGTTCAATATTTAGAGATATTTGGACCTATACATATGAATATTAAGGAAACTCTTCGCTTAGCAAAACAGAATTTGCGAGATCGTCTTAAATTCCAATTGGAAACTttccaatttcaattaaaagaaaacaaacaatgGGATCATGCCTACCTCTTTTACATTATGTTTAATCTAAAATTATAAAGAAAGGATATGACCCGTGAATAGAGGATATTAATTTCTTCATATTCTTGGTGCCATTAATCAATTGATCAATTCACGTGTGTCAAAAACACGGGTTACATGTTTGGAGACATTTGGacctatatataaataaaacaaaCTCTTCACTTAGCAAAACACTATTTGCGAGATCTTCTTAATACTAGCCAAAAACTTTCCAAtttagattaaaagaaaataaacaatggAATCATGACTTGATTCTTTTACATCAtgtttaatatataattataaaggTAGATGTAACTCGTAAATAAAGTAAGCATGACACAAACGGGACATGTGTAACTCTGATGTGATATGATATAATACTTAAGTACCATCGATAAGATTTGGCACTTTGTAAAGCCGTTTATTTAGGATGTTAGACAAAAATTAAATGTTTTGTTATTAACACAAAATAGTCCTACCACTTCAGATTTCTTGTCTATCCTCCCCTTCCCACACATTTCAAAAATATGTTGGATCCATATTAAATTTCACTAAACGACTTCCAATATAGTATTTTTCTTGTGATTGATTATATTCATCATATAATCTATAAAACGAGCCTATAAAAgatttctctccattttcacCTTGTAAACCGAGATCTTGCACGCCAACTAATAATTAAGAGGAAGCTTAATTGGCCAGCTCCTACGTTAGCGTGGACAAGGGACTTGGACTTTCTTGCCAAACCAAACGTGAAGACAGACAAACAGTTCTCAAGCATCTCATGCGTTCACAACGAACAAATTATCAAATCGATCTTCTCAAAGTGGTGTAAACCGCACCCAAAGGGGAGTAAACTAGTAGCCGTTATCGTGGAGTTCGTTTGCAATAGACTTGTTAACAGGTGGTACTAACTTAAGCAAAGATGGCGGACATTTCCCGAACGCATGTTGGGCTACACCATCGAAAACCCCGCCCACCTCCGATGTGCCTCCGGCAAAATGCTGAATTAGGAAATAGCTGAATCTCTACGTACgtcatattttgcaaaacatttctttttcatataaaCTGCGAGATATTCAATGACGATGAAATATATGCACGTACAAAATAAAACGCAGTGTTCTCCACTCAggctttctctttctctctcgacAAATATGCATGCTCTTAATCTTGAGCGTGAAGTTCTCTCGCCCATCTCATGGTTCAAAATAGGTATAAGACGAACGTGCTTGCAGTCGCATTCATTTTAAAGTTAGAAGGAGCTCCCTTCAGTTCAATATGCGACAGCAACGACCGAACTCAGCCCCGGCTCCGTCGGATCAGGAACACATTGCTTGGTCCCGCAAGTTCGGATAAGCTCTTGAACCAACGATTCAGCAGCTGGGTATTTCAGTTCGTGAACTGCGCTGGAATGGACTGGAGACAGCTCCTTCTAATTCTTCCACCATCTTCCTATTACACATTATATACTGTCACAGACTCACGAATGTACAGACTTCGCTCTTCTTGCCCCCTCTTCTTTCTGTCGACCTGTGAAaaggatatatatatagagagagagagagagagagagaacgcgaGTCAAGAAAGCTGTCAAAACAACCATTCCAGTCTCGACTCCCTTCTACATAGAATCATACAGCGGGATGCCTCAATTATTCCTCAATTTCAATCACGCAGCGATGCTTTCTGTCGATCCCATCATTATTTCCGTACGAATGAATCCACCATGTGTCCTACATATGATTGCTTCTACTGGGTGCACTATATTTCAATCAAAGAGGCTAAGCAGGACGATCTCATTACCCATTCATTCAGACCATTTACGATCCTAGTGGCATTGATGATTAACTTGGATTTTATTGGGTTTCAGAGATTAACTCTCTCCATCTATTAGGATAAATGTTTTTTATATGTCAATAATATTATTGATGTAGTGTAATCGACTAATTATATTATTCACATGATATGCATCCCaatcaatttttacttttgaatttcaaatccCTTCTTATTTGTATGTTTCTCCACACGTCATTGTCAAGTAGTGTGATGGCcacatcaagtccttctccCTTGCTAAATGAAAGCTCATGCATACATGATACCAATGCATTTGtatataataaaagaattttgatctaagattttcacaaaaattttcaagCAATTTTATGAATCTCTCACATATCAAACTTAGatataaggttttttttttttttttttttttgggcgctCTTTCACTAGTATAAACCAAAAAATTCACTATCCATACTAAATGATCACAGGAATTTGTCAACAACATCAAGTCGGAATAATCATTTTTCCATATTATAAGAAACAAAACTCAAGATCTATACAAAAACTagaacctaaatgaatgcagtGTCgtaagaaaatcattttttaaaaatggaccACGAATTTTCTAGATTCAAAGGCCATAAATGTAAATTGTAAATGCATTTGTCCCTCTACCTAGTTTTGCAGGCATCAGAAACATTTCTATATTTTGTACTTTCTTTCCTGTGTTAAGGAAATAAGAGCAACTCAGCCAATGCAGAGGGATTACTCTGCTGCCACAACTTCAACAAAGGAAGATAATGAAAGTGAAAGGGCTGCAGCTATTGTAAAGATCAAAGGAAGTATAGCACAAAGCATAAAGCGAAGCACACAAGTCAGGGGAGACTATTTGACTGGGAAAGCCACGTCATGAAGTGAGTCGGTGATGAAGACTTCACCGAAGACTTCAATTTACACGTGTGCTGTCAGTTTCGCTTTTCtgttttagttttgtttttctgtttttaagttcagttttttgtttttcttttttcttcttctgagTAAAATTCTTCTTAGCAGCTTGCTGAGTTTTACGAGTGAGAGAATGTGAAAACAGAGCACGCCATTGAAAATATGCTCTGTGATGTATAGCATATACTGTGTAAatacagaggaagaagaaagtttcattttttcagTCTTCGTTCATCTTATTCATCTTCACATcctgttctctttttttcccctcttcttctttcgcCTTTCTCTTTCACTGTTCATCTCAATCTAAGCTAACAAGACCCGTGaaacacccccaaaaaaaaaaaacaggccATCGTAGCATAACATAACCACCTCTTGCCATCACAATTACTGTTGGGTGctcatgtgtgtgtgtgtctatatatatgtgtatatctCTCTCTCGAACGCTAAAGTTAATATATACcggatcaaattggtatttttatAGTGGAGGAAACAGgttaaaatagttatttttcaaatgatgcAAGTGAGTGCATATGGATGGTTGAGGAAATTGAAATCTATGTTACATGTAAGGTGAATAGGCACGTGATGACTAAAGCACGAATAAAATTACTTATTTCGATTGTTAGCATAACAACTTGATTGATGAGGTTAGCCAAAAATAACCATAAAGGGGTCATATAATGATAATCATGACTCCAGAGAAAAAGAAGCATTTGCCGCAAAGAAGGTGATAATTGTTAATTATTCGCATCACCTCCTAAAAGCTAGTTtaagaaaggataaaaaaaatgaggcGTAATTATGTTTCAACTTAAATAAATAGGTAAATATAACTACTCATGTGAAttcaattgtaatttttttagatatattagtaAAATGCATATAAATAACAATTAATTGTTCAAACCGACTTAGAAGAAAACGCAGAAGGTCAAAGGCACCTGGGAAATCTATGTTACATGTAAGGTGAATAGGCACGTGATGACTAGCAGGGTCATATAATGATAATCGCAAATTAGGTTCTaaaagtggaacgaattaatgaagactaagatccaagaggtaagaaatctattgcactaaaatgaaatgatgattacgatgatgCGGactcgaagatgatatggatgatgagagctcgccctcatgatagaagatgaaaactgaatagaaaagcgagaaggttcatcccaaagaaacaaagttttgaGAGACACGAGACCAAGTACggtgatgaggaaccaaacaaagatgtagtttgcccGAATGTAAAAAAGaaggacacatcggacccaactgtcctcttcaaaagaaaagaggaaagctgagaaatctcgaaaagctcttaaagcgaAACTccggagcgatacgagtgtgaagagagtgatgaggaatatgccaactcCGTGTCTAATGGCGCGATCGACACGTAGGCTGGTCCGACGACTGGGccaggtgaatttgaggtaagtgactataaaatccctgtcaaagtctctaaatattgatgagttatgtttagatcttaagacttctcttaaaaagatttcgaactcaaaaggaaaactcaattttaaaacaaaaggaaaacattttagaagaaaaggtaaaaaatttagacttgaatgtttctactcttaaaagagagtgaagacaatctttcaaaagaaaatgctttcttaaaaactgatttatcaaatatttcaaagaaattttcaatagggtcaaaaaacttgaaaagtccttttcaatccaaagacttacttcaataagtcgggtctggtatgacagctgaaacaatccctttgattgattttccgaaagtaaaagaaagaattaagaaaagaccatcgagagaggctataaaaatcatttcaaaagagtttttgtaaagcagAGGGTcggaaatgctttaaggtgttctaagtgtaacagtcggatcattttgaaaaaaagagtgtcctatggtttggaagctgttagagagtatggcctaataatgctcatcctactaacaccaaaggacccaagaaaatttgggtaccaaagaaagcttgagactctttttgaatGCGGAGTCTCTTGTCAAAAAGAAGGtgaaagtggtatcttgacggcggatgctcaagacatgacaggagactcaaatgtttcataaagcttattaaagtaaatggtggaaaagtttcattcgaggaaatagcaaaggaaattgtgggattcgggctgaaaattggaaatctcaccgtaatgtctctctagtggaaggactcggCTACAATGCTGACGTGCTTGACATGTAGTGATGCAGGTTCAAGCTACAAGATctttttcaagaaggcatatgttcgaattagcaaagattcgactcggtCTTTCGTGggtgaaggcatggaaacatctacctccttgatgtaaagccaatgaagaacaatgcttaatctcaattcaagatgaagcaattcctATGGCAAGtaaaaacttggccatatcaacaagaagcaattagccaaaatctcttcaaagcggCTTGTTCGGAGGTCTACCTAAAAagcgccataccaaaagtcgacttatgcactccatgcattctcaGGGcgagttattccaaatggacgtcaaaagtgctttcctaaatggatttatccatgaggaagtttatgtggaacaaccgcctggatttgaagacccaaagaagcccaGGACCGGTCTTAGGATGAAAAGGCTCagatggtctaaagcaagcacctgcGAGCCAGTACGacggactaagtaagttttATTACGAGAATGGTTTGtcaaggtaaagtagatactactttgtttatcaaaaggaaaacaaaaacttttacttgttcaaatatatgttgatgacattatttttggatcctctaatgaaagtctttgcaagaaatttttctaagtctatacgggatgaatttgaaatgagtatgatgggagagttaacattctttcttggactccaagtgaaacaaatgaaggaagaactttcatccatcaagaaaaatatgctaatgatcttgtcaaaggtttggattggaaaagtgcaaaagatcgacataccaatgtcatgttctcgaagatagacaaggatgaagaagggaagaaagtagatcaaaatgTACAggggagcatgatcggttcacttctttatcttcaccCTTCTAGAcacgatattttgtttagtgtttgtatctcgtgctaggGTTTCAatggatcctagagaatcatctcattgccgtgaaacgaattatcaaatacgttgcttcatcttcaagcatcggcctttggtatccaaggggagactttaatcttctaggatactcggatacGAATCTGGCCGGTTACAgatcgatagaaaaagcacctctggaacttgtcaactacttggaaacgaacggtgtcttggttttcaaggaagcaatcacgtagctctctcaacaacgaagcgagtatgtagctcttggaagctctttgttcacaaattctatggataaaacaacggcTAAATGTCAATTAGCTcatttttcttgtgaaaatatttgGCAAGTGAAGATGTAATATCTTTTTAgtaaaggggagaaccaatttgaacaaacaataattaaaaatttgacttttgtatttatgtttgagtatgacttgagaacttgaacttgagtgttagaccgaattggctgtggattttgatgcttgactgttgcatttatatcaagtattgttacatggtattactcatgaaagactaaccaattttgtggatgcgagtctggttgtttattaatctttatgagttagccatattgcttgagaaatgtttttttgcagtcaaagttgttcaaatcttcaagaaagttttgtcaccatcaaaaagggggagattgttggagaaatctttccagaatattttgaagctgacaaaacatttctatcagtc
The nucleotide sequence above comes from Eucalyptus grandis isolate ANBG69807.140 chromosome 2, ASM1654582v1, whole genome shotgun sequence. Encoded proteins:
- the LOC104433189 gene encoding uncharacterized protein LOC104433189, coding for MQSTSFLPSTLPCLPTFSRSTNLTKKATARKPDVSIFAASRREEDYRQDRYLGGHLVDLDMIVLRKRIHEMSMAERGHEPPPEWMGWEKRCYASYDSIICETVGFLQSRMMNARPGVVLGVAALLAMSVPTSSALVLFRLAEMAREILAKYHLCA